The DNA sequence TGCAAAACAAGTGAACACATACTATTGCACTAAAGGTTGTGCGTAATGCATTAgactacaaaatatacaaaaataagtgtCATACATGGACTTCAATGCACATTATGAAAATCAGTCATTAGGTACACATCAAttatcaaatgaaaaaaaaaatacaacattctTTGAACCAAAAACACGTACAGTAGctggcgataaatattgcacattgaCTTGTGGAAAGAGATATTAGGATCATTTATTTGGACCAATCTTTTTGTGATGCTAACAGAAACTAGACTAGTTTTAGCGGCTCATAAGCATTAGTAGGTAGTATACGCGACTACTTGGAATAATGTCTCTTTCCAAAAGTCGACATGCAATATTTATCACCTCGCACTGTAATAAATAGAACTTATTACATGGTTTCTCTTAAAAATAAGAACCTTTTTTCACTCAAGATGTTGGACAACACTTgtataaaggtaagcgttcacagACCCACATCGTACACATCGCACGCATCTGtttgacgtcatcggtacgcatcgcatttcggcattgccgatgatgcggtgcgtacgatgcggatcagtggacgcagttgtaggagtttctatacaagactaactaaaatccgttgcgtacgatgcgggcttggggacgcttacctttaaactTTTGAGTAATAGGGACTAAAAAGGTTCACTCACAGGGTTTTGTTAGCCTTTCGAAGCTATAGCGGACGGAGCGCTGACATGTTTGAATACTATTTTAGCGAGCATACCGACTGACATACAGAACACGAGACCGGCTGGCATGAACTTCCTGCTGTTGTAATACCTGCAATTAAATTTCAACTTCTTTATATTTCCTTTTGGTAATTATTAGTgggatattatttttattgatcaGTTGAaagtatgttataataaaatggagATAGGTAATAAGAAAACCGTTTTGATTTACCTTCAAGGGTACACAATAAATTGTTACTGCAATATCTTGACTAGTGTACCTATACGTTAAAAATTGGGGGCTCCAGGGGTCTATTTAAacgacccggtgccccttacaggtgcctttagtgaggtaaaaatcccacacttccACAAGGAAGTTTGATAAAAGACTACTTTTATCACAAAAAAGGTGGGCGCTTTTTGAAGGTTCCCCccgtaataatataaaaaagattaaaaaattaagtggGACTAATATTAGAGGATTAGAAAATCAAGTACCTGTATCCCATAAGACCTCCGAGAGTGGATGTGGTGCCCAACATGAGAGTGTAGTTTGAGGGATCCTGGCTCAGCTGGTACGCGCCAACACCTAGAAAGTTTGATttcaaaaataagtatattttttcttttatattggGTGATATAAACAAGGTTCATTAAGGCTTGTCATAAGCTAGACTGTGCCTTTCTATGGTTTACTACTCTAAATATGAAACTGTAAAGATGTGTGTCTTACCTAGGATCGATCCGAAAATGAGTCCAGCGCCCAATGAAGGTACAGATCctgaaataagaataaaaagtaATCGATTAAACTTCACAAAATAGATATCGAAAttgaccgcgttcggcgctctgattggcctgctccaataaaccaaccaatcagaaggcTACACGCGGTAATGTTTCAGTCTGgttatacgtaaaacaaactcgaacTAAGCCTTCTATCTTCTAAACAtcatattttatcaaaacaaagcATTCACATCTCAGGTAGAGTACCTACTCAACATAAAAAAAGAGTGTTAAAATTTGTCAACACCGACGTAAAACATTACATGAGCAGTATAAATTAGCGcacataataaataatggtAATTATAATCAAACAATACTTGCACAAGTAATTGTAAACTACATGGGCATGTGCATGttaatagtaaattaaacaaacctattgaattttaatacaatagtGTTTTCAAAGTTAAGTCTACACATTGGTTGTAGTATTGTAGTAGTAGCCTATAActtatctttaaaattacgaaTTACAATCTTATGACCTTGACTTTAAAGACCCTGTTTCATTACAACAATTTCAagt is a window from the Spodoptera frugiperda isolate SF20-4 chromosome 10, AGI-APGP_CSIRO_Sfru_2.0, whole genome shotgun sequence genome containing:
- the LOC118277594 gene encoding transmembrane protein 14C, with amino-acid sequence MGVDILSFAYAATVAAGGIMGYAKAGSVPSLGAGLIFGSILGVGAYQLSQDPSNYTLMLGTTSTLGGLMGYRYYNSRKFMPAGLVFCMSVGMLAKIVFKHVSAPSAIASKG